A stretch of Oryza brachyantha chromosome 4, ObraRS2, whole genome shotgun sequence DNA encodes these proteins:
- the LOC102715107 gene encoding nucleosome assembly protein 1;4-like isoform X3, with protein sequence MAKANDKLQLDVKNKRPEEYDIEALTGNEKEYIEMDLLLGVADLHSEKGVEVAEATMNGFPPTGRSFTCSSSDSEDDSDDSDEDDGDEQNMSAKDEDESETQTSKRKEAQ encoded by the exons ATGGCAAAGGCGAACGATAAATTGCAGCTCGATGTAAAA aataAGCGTCCTGAAGAGTATGATATAGAAGCGCTTACAGGAAATGAGAAGGAATATATTGAGATG GATTTGCTTCTTGGTGTAGCTGATCTGCATTCAGAGAAAGGTGTAGAGGTGGCTGAAGCAACAATGAACGGTTTCCCACCTACAGGAAGGTCATTCACTTGCAGCTCATCTGACTCTGAAGATGATAGCGATGATAGTGACgaagatgatggtgatgaACAAAACATGTCTGccaaagatgaagatgaatcAGAGACTCAAACatcaaaaaggaaagaagccCAATAA
- the LOC102715107 gene encoding uncharacterized protein LOC102715107 isoform X2, with the protein MASANANPVVAKVVLSSTPSSPRKAHSRAVLGRAKDFLGEMAKANDKLQLDVKDLLLGVADLHSEKGVEVAEATMNGFPPTGRSFTCSSSDSEDDSDDSDEDDGDEQNMSAKDEDESETQTSKRKEAQ; encoded by the exons ATGGCCAGCGCTAACGCTAACCCCGTTGTCGCCAAGGTCGTCCTCTCCTCGACCCCCTCAAGTCCGAGGAAAGCTCACTCCAG GGCTGTTCTTGGAAGAGCGAAAGATTTCTTGGGAGAGATGGCAAAGGCGAACGATAAATTGCAGCTCGATGTAAAA GATTTGCTTCTTGGTGTAGCTGATCTGCATTCAGAGAAAGGTGTAGAGGTGGCTGAAGCAACAATGAACGGTTTCCCACCTACAGGAAGGTCATTCACTTGCAGCTCATCTGACTCTGAAGATGATAGCGATGATAGTGACgaagatgatggtgatgaACAAAACATGTCTGccaaagatgaagatgaatcAGAGACTCAAACatcaaaaaggaaagaagccCAATAA
- the LOC102715107 gene encoding uncharacterized protein LOC102715107 isoform X1 — protein MASANANPVVAKVVLSSTPSSPRKAHSRAVLGRAKDFLGEMAKANDKLQLDVKNKRPEEYDIEALTGNEKEYIEMDLLLGVADLHSEKGVEVAEATMNGFPPTGRSFTCSSSDSEDDSDDSDEDDGDEQNMSAKDEDESETQTSKRKEAQ, from the exons ATGGCCAGCGCTAACGCTAACCCCGTTGTCGCCAAGGTCGTCCTCTCCTCGACCCCCTCAAGTCCGAGGAAAGCTCACTCCAG GGCTGTTCTTGGAAGAGCGAAAGATTTCTTGGGAGAGATGGCAAAGGCGAACGATAAATTGCAGCTCGATGTAAAA aataAGCGTCCTGAAGAGTATGATATAGAAGCGCTTACAGGAAATGAGAAGGAATATATTGAGATG GATTTGCTTCTTGGTGTAGCTGATCTGCATTCAGAGAAAGGTGTAGAGGTGGCTGAAGCAACAATGAACGGTTTCCCACCTACAGGAAGGTCATTCACTTGCAGCTCATCTGACTCTGAAGATGATAGCGATGATAGTGACgaagatgatggtgatgaACAAAACATGTCTGccaaagatgaagatgaatcAGAGACTCAAACatcaaaaaggaaagaagccCAATAA